The Globicephala melas chromosome X, mGloMel1.2, whole genome shotgun sequence genome window below encodes:
- the LOC132594589 gene encoding melanoma-associated antigen 8-like, with protein sequence MSELRQPEADLEAPVPAQGPVEAPLLGAAGEEAASSSSSASPSSSASPGAPSFSAYAEPLSREALVALMADLVGFLLVKFRTGEPTSEAEMLSTVLREHRDHFPVVFRLVCECLQLLFGVDVKVVDPRERTYVLVPTLGLTWDAVLRAGQRTPKAGLLVPVLGVITLFGDRAPEVEVWGMLGNMGVCAGRESCIYGEPRELLTKVWVQEGYLEYRQVPHSDPARYEFLWGPRAYVETSKWQVLEHLLRINSMDSRFFPSVSAGSLSQCSSQSHVQQLLPWGRKGG encoded by the coding sequence ATGAGTGAGCTCCGCCAGCCTGAGGCCGACCTTGAGGCCCCAGTCCCGGCCCAGGGTCCTGTGGAGGCGCCGCTGCTGGGGGCTGCGGGGGAGGAGGCCGCATCCTCCTCGTCCTCCGCCTCCCCCTCGTCCTCCGCCTCCCCTGGCGCCCCCTCCTTCTCCGCCTATGCCGAGCCCTTGTCCCGTGAGGCACTTGTTGCGCTGATGGCTGACCTGGTGGGGTTCCTGCTCGTCAAGTTTCGTACTGGGGAGCCGACCTCCGAGGCGGAGATGCTGAGTACGGTCCTCCGGGAGCATCGGGACCACTTCCCCGTGGTCTTCCGCCTCGTTTGCGAGTGCCTGCAGCTGCTGTTTGGCGTGGACGTGAAGGTGGTGGACCCCCGCGAGCGCACCTACGTCCTGgtccccaccctgggcctcacCTGGGATGCAGTGCTGAGGGCCGGGCAGCGCACGCCCAAGGCCGGCCTCCTGGTGCCGGTCCTGGGCGTGATCACCCTGTTCGGTGACCGCGCCCCTGAGGTGGAGGTGTGGGGAATGCTCGGCAACATGGGGGTGTGTGCCGGGAGGGAGTCCTGCATCTATGGGGAGCCCAGGGAGCTGCTCACCAAAGTGTGGGTGCAGGAGGGCTACCTGGAGTACCGGCAGGTGCCCCACAGCGACCCTGCCCGCTACGAGTTCCTGTGGGGTCCCCGGGCCTACGTGGAGACCAGCAAGTGGCAGGTCCTGGAGCATCTGCTCAGGATCAATAGCATGGATTCCAGGTTCTTCCCATCCGTGTCTGCAGGGAGCCTGAGCCAGTGCAGCAGCCAGTCCCACGTCCAGCAGCTTCTCccgtggggcaggaaggggggctGA
- the LOC138842523 gene encoding heat shock transcription factor, X-linked-like, translated as MAADEKGPAAGRAPGFGEAPLPPDTAAPALGSGSCTPQSLALDQPVPAGHPDLRLLPGEAAFQDLTEEPLLKRPRTACEAVWEGSLLSHPFPRKLWTIVHSSRFASIGWNEDGTCIGVNRPLFQKEVLDRDGLDKVFKTERVESFIRQLNRYGFSKVYQDMHTSLCMTNLSTKERPAHVLSEGPFSVIFQGRKVMVSERVSGMSKLGHSVLLGPGPAFSKEALGRLGEGAQGPSQAAAACEQLFCDSGFPFLSQPRPQLHFYHSPLFQRDCPHLLVRMKPRVHTKPASGQVDGEPAAPGHLPAPSAAEPQDGLPPYPEHIQGTPSYPQLDHASALARTDSVAPAPPWTAAEPPTPDPNAQVLVPLVPVLAEVAQPAEVPWLCCSWPPAQMSPPWPVPGLAAAPPPSPQPSPPPRSSRGPRCCLLRTLDA; from the exons ATGGCTGCGGACGAGAAGGGCCCCGCCGCGGGCAGGGCGCCCGGCTTCGGCGAGGCGCCTCTTCCTCCCGACACAGCGGCTCCGGCCCTCGGCTCAGGGAGCTGCACCCCCCAGTCCCTCGCCCTGGACCAGCCCGTGCCCGCGGGGCACCCCGACCTCAGGCTGCTGCCTGGAGAAGCCGCTTTCCAGGATTTGACGGAAGAGCCTTTGTTGAAAAGGCCTCGCACCGCCTGCGAGGCCGTGTGGGAAGGCAGCCTGCTCTCCCACCCCTTTCCCAGGAAGCTGTGGACGATCGTCCACAGCAGTCGCTTTGCATCCATTGGGTGGAATGAAGACGGGACTTGCATAGGCGTCAACAGGCCGCTGTTTCAAAAGGAGGTTTTGGACAGGGACGGCCTAGACAAGGTGTTCAAGACAGAACGTGTGGAGAGCTTCATCCGCCAGCTTAACCGCTATGGATTCAGCAAAGTGTACCAGGACATGCACACGTCCCTCTGCATGACCAACCTGTCCACGAAGGAGCGGCCCGCCCACGTCCTGAGCGAG GGgccattttcagtcattttccaaGGGCGAAAGGTGATGGTGAGTGAGCGAGTCTCGGGGATGTCAAAGCTGGGGCACAGCGTCCTGCTGGGACCGGGTCCCGCTTTCTCCAAAGAGGCCCTGGGTCGGCTGGGGGAGGGcgcccaggggcccagccaggcGGCTGCTGCTTGCGAGCAACTCTTTTGTGACtcggggtttccttttctctctcaacCGCGACCTCAGTTACACTTCTACCACAGTCCCCTGTTTCAGAGAGACTGCCCGCACCTCCTGGTGAGGATGAAGCCGAGAGTACACACTAAACCAGCATCCGGGCAGGTGGACGGCGAGCCGGCAGCCCCGGGGCACCTCCCGGCGCCCAGCGCCGCGGAGCCGCAGGACGGCCTCCCACCGTATCCTGAGCACATCCAGGGGACCCCGAGCTACCCGCAACTCGACCATGCCTCCGCCCTGGCCAGGACTGACTCTGTCGCTCCGGCCCCTCCTTGGACAGCAGCCGAGCCCCCCACGCCGGATCCCAACGCGCAGGTTCTGGTCCCTCTAGTCCCTGTCCTGGCAGAGGTGGCCCAGCCAGCCGAGGTCCCCTGGCTCTGCTGCTCCTGGCCTCCCGCCCAGATGAGTCCTCCCTGGCCCGTGCCGGGCCTGGCCGCCGCACCCCCCCCAAGTCCTCAGCCTTCCCCCCCACCGCGCAGCTCCCGGGGGCCGCGCTGCTGCCTCTTGCGCACCCTGGATGCCTGA
- the LOC132594425 gene encoding paraneoplastic antigen Ma6E-like encodes MAMALAVLRDWCRSMGVNAQRSLLILGIPDDCKDQEFQEAVQAALRSLGRYRVLGKVYRKELGSSVALVEFAECLNRSLLPRQIPGKGGPWTVVCLPQAPDADSQDRPSCPAQPQGQAVVGRAGEAGTAGHSGTAGEEEAAGEAGVAGMEGDTGEEEALGEEGAEHEEGAAGEERAEGEAGAAGEEGAEGEEGAEGEGGAGEEGAAGEEGAEGEAGDAGEEGAVGEAGDAGEEGASDEEGAAGDDGTSGEAGVASEAGAAGEEGAAGEAGDEGEEGAEGEEGAEGEEGAAGEEGAAGAEGAEGQAGAEGQAGAEGQAGAESDEEGAAGYRNVAGVAGLLSVAGLLSMAEPTGGAMAAPEEAVVTAAGAMGEAGPGTQQWRQASQPVLDSMGYQELGTFSGMEEPGHGEGSSESWLEQASHTLHLWRHVSERERRRRLVESLRGPALDLLRGLLAEDPELAAQDCLAALVQVFGNKDPRGSARLKFVTCAQRPQETLSAYVMRLEGLLQSALEKGAIHPAMADQARARQVLTRAQLNDTLRDTLRRRRLMRRPPGFAGMLRLIQKTEAWDADLASREHFPGQEEARVDVAVLAAAAQAAPAHEAITAGTTAHGEDTTAQAARSKEGSVEDHPAREEASAAVAGTAKAGEVAPEDHGATRAAPEDHGAARAAPGPGETSNASTAIQEDGSAAAPADLGQAGPSDAPGVPMPGRMGSASPVAPGGPGWEPEGLAQAEGQEAEETPEEGLKPIPEEPGNEDGAAEMSPPGCISGQ; translated from the exons ATGGCGATGGCTCTGGCGGTATTGCGGGACTGGTGCAGGTCGATGGGCGTGAACGCTCAGCGATCTCTGCTCATCCTGGGAATCCCAGATGACTGCAAAGACCAGGAATTCCAGGAGGCTGTGCAGGCTGCCCTGCGTTCCCTGGGCAGGTACCGAGTGCTGGGCAAGGTCTACAGAAAGGAGCTGGGGTCGAGTGTTGCCCTGGTCGAGTTTGCTGAGTGTTTAAATCGAAGCTTGCTCCCCCGCCAAATACCAGGCAAGGGAGGGCCCTGGACTGTGGTctgcctgccccaggcccctgaTGCTGATTCACAGGATAGACCCAGTTGCCCTGCGCAGCCCCAGGGACAAGCAGTGGTTGGCAGGGCGGGTGAGGCAGGAACTGCAGGTCACTCAGGAactgcaggggaggaggaggctgcAGGGGAGGCGGGAGTCGCAGGTATGGAGGGAGACACAGGTGAGGAGGAAGCCttaggtgaggagggagctgaacatgaggagggagctgcaggtgaggagagagctgaaggtgaggcaggagctgcaggtgaggagggagctgaaggtgaggagggagctgaaggtgagggaggtgcaggtgaggagggagctgcaggtgaggagggggctGAAGGTGAGGCAGGAgatgcaggtgaggagggagctgtaGGTGAGGCAGGAGATGCAGGTGAGGAAGGAGcttcag atgaggaaggagctgcaggtgacGACGGAACCTCAGGTGAGGCAGGAGTTGCAAGTGaggcaggagctgcaggtgaggaaggagctgcaggtgaagCAGGAGATGAAG gtgaggagggagctgaaggtgaggagggagctgaaggtgaggagggagctgcaggtgaggaaggagctgcaggtgcgGAAGGAGCTGAGGGTCAAGCAGGAGCTGAGGGTCAAGCAGGAGCTGAAGGTCAAGCAGGAGCTGagtcagatgaggaaggagctgcaggttacagaaatgttgcaggcgTGGCAGGACTTCTGAGTGTGGCAGGACTTCTGAGTATGGCAGAACCCACGGGCGGGGCAATGGCTGCGCCTGAGGAAGCAGTTGTGACAGCGGCAGGCGCCATGGGTGAGGCAGGGCCCGGGACCCAGCAGTGGAGGCAGGCCTCGCAGCCCGTGCTGGACAGCATGGGCTACCAGGAGCTGGGAACCTTCTCTGGGATGGAAGAGCCGGGCCACGGGGAAGGGTCCTCTGAGAGCTGGCTGGAGCAGGCCAGCCACACGCTGCACCTGTGGCGCCACGTGTCTGAGAGGGAGAGGCGGAGGAGGCTGGTGGAGAGCTTGCGCGGCCCCGCGCTGGACCTCCTGCGTGGCCTCCTGGCGGAAGATCCCGAGCTGgctgcccaggactgcctggCCGCGCTGGTGCAGGTGTTTGGGAACAAGGACCCCCGGGGGAGTGCTCGGCTGAAGTTCGTGACCTGTGCCCAGCGGCCCCAGGAGACTCTCTCTGCGTACGTGATGCGCCTGGAAGGCCTGCTGCAGTCGGCCCTGGAGAAGGGGGCCATCCACCCGGCCATGGCGGACCAGGCACGCGCCCGGCAGGTGCTGACACGGGCCCAGCTGAACGACACGCTCCGGGACACGCTGAGGAGGAGGCGGCTGATGAGGAGGCCTCCCGGCTTTGCGGGGATGCTGCGGCTCATCCAGAAGACCGAGGCCTGGGACGCCGACCTGGCTAGCAGGGAGCACTTCCCAGGGCAGGAAGAGGCCCGTGTGGACGTTGCAGTCCTGGCAGCAGCCGCCCAGGCCGCCCCGGCCCATGAGGCCATCACCGCAGGCACCACTGCACATGGTGAAGATACCACCGCCCAGGCCGCCCGTTCCAAGGAAGGGAGCGTCGAGGACCACCCGGCACGTGAGGAGGCCAGTGCGGCAGTTGCTGGCACTGCCAAGGCTGGCGAGGTGGCCCCTGAAGACCAtggtgccaccagggcagcccctgaaGACCATGGTGCCgccagggcagcccctggccctggggagACCAGCAACGCGTCCACGGCCATTCAGGAAGATGGAAGTGCTGCCGCCCCTGCGGACCTAGGTCAGGCAGGACCCTCAGATGCCCCCGGAGTCCCCATGCCTGGCCGGATGGGCAGTGCTTCCCCGGTGGCCCCAGGAGGTCCTGGCTGGGAGCCAGAGGGCCTCGCCCAGGCAGAAGGCCAGGAGGCCGAGGAGACCCCCGAGGAGGGGCTCAAGCCCATCCCAGAAGAGCCGGGAAATGAGGACGGGGCTGCAGAGATGAGCCCCCCAGGGTGCATCTCAGGCCAGTAG
- the LOC132594486 gene encoding melanoma-associated antigen 8-like, producing the protein MSELRQPEADLEAPVPAQGPVEEPLLGAAGEEAASPSSSASPGAPSFSAYAEPLSREALVALMADLVGFLLVKFRTGEPTSEAEMLITVLREHRDHFPVVFRLVCECLQLLFGVDVKVVDPRERTYVLVPTLGLTWDAVLSDWQRTPEASLPLLVLTMVTLFGDRVPEEEVWGKLGTLGFCGGRELLTEVWVQTGYLKYRQVPHSDPARYEFLWGPRAYAEASKCQVLQHLLRINSMDPRFFPSVSAGSVSDEEEGA; encoded by the coding sequence ATGAGTGAGCTCCGCCAGCCTGAGGCCGACCTTGAGGCCCCAGTCCCGGCCCAGGGTCCTGTGGAGGAGCCGCTGCTGGGGGCTGCGGGGGAGGAGGCCGCATCCCCCTCGTCCTCCGCCTCCCCTGGCGCCCCCTCCTTCTCCGCCTATGCTGAGCCCTTGTCCCGTGAGGCACTTGTTGCGCTGATGGCTGACCTGGTGGGGTTCCTGCTCGTCAAGTTTCGTACCGGGGAGCCGACCTCCGAGGCGGAGATGCTGATTACGGTCCTCCGGGAGCATCGGGACCACTTCCCCGTGGTCTTCCGCCTCGTTTGCGAGTGCCTGCAGCTGCTGTTTGGCGTGGACGTGAAGGTGGTGGACCCCCGCGAGCGCACCTACGTCCTGgtccccaccctgggcctcacCTGGGATGCAGTGCTGAGCGACTGGCAGCGCACGCCCGAGGCCAGCCTCCCTCTGCTGGTCCTGACCATGGTCACCCTGTTCGGTGACCGCGTCCCTGAGGAGGAGGTGTGGGGAAAGCTAGGCACCCTGGGGTTTTGTGGCGGGAGGGAGCTGCTCACCGAAGTGTGGGTGCAGACGGGCTACCTGAAGTACCGGCAGGTGCCCCACAGCGACCCTGCCCGCTACGAGTTCCTGTGGGGTCCCCGGGCCTACGCGGAGGCCAGCAAGTGTCAGGTCCTGCAGCATCTGCTCAGGATCAATAGCATGGATCCCAGGTTCTTCCCATCCGTGTCTGCAGGGAGTGTGAGCGATGAGGAAGAGGGAGCCTGA
- the LOC132594485 gene encoding paraneoplastic antigen Ma6E-like, with amino-acid sequence MAMALAVLRDWCRSMGVNAQRSLLILGIPDDCKDQEFQEAVQAALRSLGRYRVLGKVYRKELGSSVALVEFAECLNRSLLPRQIPGKGGPWTVVCLPQAPDADSQDRPSCPAQPQGQAVVGRAGEAGTAGHSGTAGEEEAAGEAGVAGMEGDTGEEEALGEEGAEHEEGAAGEERAEGEAGAAGEEGAEGEEEGAGEKGAAGEEGAEGEEGAAGEEGAEGEVGAAGEAGVASEAGAAGEEGAAGEAGDEGEAGAESDEEGAAGEEGAEGEEGAEGEEGAAGEEGAAGEEGAAGAEGAEGQAGAEGQAGAEGEAGAESDEEGAAGYRNVAGVAGLLSVAGPTGGAMAAPEEAVVTAAGAMGEAGPGTQQWRQALQPVLDSMGYQELGTFSGMEEPGHGEGSSESWLEQASHTLHLWGHVSERERRRRLVESLRGPALDLLRGLLAEDPELAAQDCLAALVQVFGNKDPRGSARLKFVTCAQRPQETLSAYVMRLEGLLQSALEKGAIHPAMADQARARQVLTRAQLNDTLRDTLRRRRLMRRPPGFAGMLRLIQKTEAWDADPASREHFPGQEEARVDVAVLAAAAQATPAHEAITAGTTAHGEDTTAQAARSKEGSVEDHPAREEASAAVAGTAKAGKAAPEDHGATRAAPEDHGAARAAPGPGETSNASTATQEDGSAAAPAGLGQAGPSDAPGVPMPGRMGSASPVAPGGPGWEPEGLAQAEGQEAEETPEEGLKPIPEEPGNEDGAAEMSPPGCISGQ; translated from the exons ATGGCGATGGCTCTGGCGGTATTGCGGGACTGGTGCAGGTCGATGGGCGTGAACGCTCAGCGATCTCTGCTCATCCTGGGAATCCCAGATGACTGCAAAGACCAGGAATTCCAGGAGGCTGTGCAGGCTGCCCTGCGTTCCCTGGGCAGGTACCGAGTGCTGGGCAAGGTCTACAGAAAGGAGCTGGGGTCGAGTGTTGCCCTGGTCGAGTTTGCTGAGTGTTTAAATCGAAGCTTGCTCCCCCGCCAAATACCAGGCAAGGGAGGGCCCTGGACTGTGGTctgcctgccccaggcccctgaTGCTGATTCACAGGATAGACCCAGTTGCCCTGCGCAGCCCCAGGGACAAGCAGTGGTTGGCAGGGCGGGTGAGGCAGGAACTGCAGGTCACTCAGGAactgcaggggaggaggaggctgcAGGGGAGGCGGGAGTCGCAGGTATGGAGGGAGACACAGGTGAGGAGGAAGCCttaggtgaggagggagctgaacatgaggagggagctgcaggtgaggagagagctgaaggtgaggcaggagctgcaggtgaggagggagctgaaggtgaggaagaAGGTGCAGGTGagaagggagctgcaggtgaggagggagctgaaggtgaggagggagctgcaggtgaggagggagctgaaggtgaggtaggagctgcag GTGAGGCAGGAGTTGCAAGTGaggcaggagctgcaggtgaggaaggagctgcaggtgaagCAGGAGATGAAGGTGAAGCAGGAGCTGagtcagatgaggaaggagctgcaggtgaggagggagctgaaggtgaggagggagctgaaggtgaggagggagctgcaggtgaggagggagctgcaggtgaggaaggagctgcaggtgcgGAAGGAGCTGAGGGTCAAGCaggagctgagggtcaggcagGAGCTGAAGGTGAAGCAGGAGCTGagtcagatgaggaaggagctgcaggttacagaaatgttgcaggcgTGGCAGGACTTCTGAGTGTGGCAGGACCCACGGGCGGGGCAATGGCTGCGCCTGAGGAAGCAGTTGTGACAGCGGCAGGCGCCATGGGTGAGGCAGGGCCCGGGACCCAGCAGTGGAGGCAGGCCTTGCAGCCCGTGCTGGACAGCATGGGCTACCAGGAGCTGGGAACCTTCTCTGGGATGGAAGAGCCGGGCCACGGGGAAGGGTCCTCTGAGAGCTGGCTGGAGCAGGCCAGCCACACGCTGCACCTGTGGGGCCACGTGtctgagagggagaggaggaggaggctggtGGAGAGCTTGCGCGGCCCCGCGCTGGACCTCCTGCGTGGCCTCCTGGCGGAAGATCCCGAGCTGGCTGCCCAGGACTGCTTGGCCGCGCTGGTGCAGGTGTTTGGGAACAAGGACCCCCGGGGGAGTGCTCGGCTGAAGTTCGTGACCTGTGCCCAGCGGCCCCAGGAGACTCTCTCTGCGTACGTGATGCGCCTGGAAGGCCTGCTGCAGTCGGCCCTGGAGAAGGGGGCCATCCACCCGGCCATGGCGGACCAGGCACGCGCCCGGCAGGTGCTGACACGGGCCCAGCTGAACGACACGCTCCGGGACACGCTGAGGAGGAGGCGGCTGATGAGGAGGCCTCCCGGCTTTGCGGGGATGCTGCGGCTCATCCAGAAGACCGAGGCCTGGGACGCCGACCCGGCTAGCAGGGAGCACTTCCCAGGGCAGGAAGAGGCCCGTGTGGACGTTGCAGTCCTGGCAGCAGCCGCCCAGGCCACCCCGGCCCATGAGGCCATCACCGCAGGCACCACTGCACATGGTGAAGATACCACCGCCCAGGCCGCCCGTTCCAAGGAAGGGAGCGTCGAGGACCACCCGGCACGTGAGGAGGCCAGTGCGGCAGTTGCTGGCACTGCCAAGGCTGGCAAGGCGGCCCCTGAAGACCAtggtgccaccagggcagcccctgaaGACCATGGTGCCgccagggcagcccctggccctggggagACCAGCAACGCGTCCACGGCCACTCAGGAAGATGGAAGTGCTGCCGCCCCTGCGGGCCTAGGTCAGGCAGGACCCTCAGATGCCCCCGGAGTCCCCATGCCTGGCCGGATGGGCAGTGCTTCCCCGGTGGCCCCAGGAGGTCCTGGCTGGGAGCCAGAGGGCCTCGCCCAGGCAGAAGGCCAGGAGGCCGAGGAGACCCCCGAGGAGGGGCTCAAGCCCATCCCAGAAGAGCCGGGAAATGAGGACGGGGCTGCAGAGATGAGCCCCCCAGGGTGCATCTCAGGCCAGTAG
- the LOC132594590 gene encoding melanoma-associated antigen 8-like, with the protein MSELRQPEADLEAPVPAQGPVEAPLLGAAGEEAASSSSSASPSSSASPGAPSFSAYAEPLSREALVALMADLVGFLLVKFRTGEPTSEAEMLSTVLREHRDHFPVVFCLVCECLQLLFGVDVKVVDPRERTYVLVPTLGLTWDAVLRAGQRTPKAGLLVPVLGVITLFGDRAPEVEVWGMLGNMGVCAGRESCIYGEPRELLTKVWVQEGYLEYRQVPHSDPARYEFLWGPRAYVETSKWQVLEHLLRINSMDPRFFPSVSAGSLSQCSSQSHVQQLLLWGRKGG; encoded by the coding sequence GCTGCTGGGGGCTGCGGGGGAGGAGGCCGCATCCTCCTCGTCCTCCGCCTCCCCCTCGTCCTCCGCCTCCCCTGGCGCCCCCTCCTTCTCCGCCTATGCCGAGCCCTTGTCCCGTGAGGCACTTGTTGCGCTGATGGCTGACCTGGTGGGGTTCCTGCTCGTCAAGTTTCGTACTGGGGAGCCGACCTCCGAGGCGGAGATGCTGAGTACGGTCCTCCGGGAGCATCGGGACCACTTCCCCGTGGTCTTCTGCCTCGTTTGCGAGTGCCTGCAGCTGCTGTTTGGCGTGGACGTGAAGGTGGTGGACCCCCGCGAGCGCACCTACGTCCTGgtccccaccctgggcctcacCTGGGATGCAGTGCTGAGGGCCGGGCAGCGCACGCCCAAGGCCGGCCTCCTGGTGCCGGTCCTGGGCGTGATCACCCTGTTCGGTGACCGCGCCCCTGAGGTGGAGGTGTGGGGAATGCTCGGCAACATGGGGGTGTGTGCCGGGAGGGAGTCCTGCATCTATGGGGAGCCCAGGGAGCTGCTCACCAAAGTGTGGGTGCAGGAGGGCTACCTGGAGTACCGGCAGGTGCCCCACAGCGACCCTGCCCGCTACGAGTTCCTGTGGGGTCCCCGGGCCTACGTGGAGACCAGCAAGTGGCAGGTCCTGGAGCATCTGCTCAGGATCAATAGCATGGATCCCAGGTTCTTCCCATCCGTGTCTGCAGGGAGCCTGAGCCAGTGCAGCAGCCAGTCCCACGTCCAGCAGCTTCTCctgtggggcaggaaggggggctGA